One window of the Salvelinus fontinalis isolate EN_2023a chromosome 2, ASM2944872v1, whole genome shotgun sequence genome contains the following:
- the LOC129830826 gene encoding uncharacterized protein LOC129830826 — translation MFCKSSLYKALNGYMPDMDLFRVSETYANFSPLTAPLVTTMEMSADVPLVESTFGPVQAGSVLSYQLPQPKTCEIVKIADAPSPRILPLDGYRLQASQCAYCLSHQEQFHLKALETTYEMSHKVEVATREQSSSPEWHQLRKMRITSSHFRDVCHVRGETSADHLAERMFKGSGMQTMEMKRGLPMEPVAVQEYCTLKNVNFFPCGFVVHPDAPWLGSSTDGIIFDPSVRPHFGLLECPNVPSYVDCPYLKIQNGELKLKRSHAYYWQVQGQILLTGCRWCDFVICAQEDILVERIYKDLQVSKTIRGKVDHFYVYHYLQKCLWFCEK, via the coding sequence atgttttgcaaaAGTTCTCTCTACAAAGCACTCAATGGATACATGCCTGACATGGACCTTTTCCGCGTCTCAGAAACGTATGCCAACTTTTCTCCACTTACTGCCCCTCTTGTGACAACAATGGAAATGTCAGCTGACGTGCCCCTGGTTGAATCCACCTTTGGGCCAGTGCAAGCCGGCAGTGTTCTGTCCTATCAGCTTCCACAGCCAAAGACCTGTGAAATTGTGAAGATTGCCGATGCCCCATCTCCGCGAATACTTCCATTAGATGGCTACAGGCTTCAGGCTTCCCAGTGTGCTTACTGCCTTAGCCATCAGGAGCAGTTCCACCTCAAGGCATTAGAGACAACCTACGAGATGTCACACAAAGTCGAGGTTGCTACAAGGGAGCAGAGCAGCAGCCCGGAATGGCATCAGCTCAGGAAAATGAGAATAACATCCTCTCATTTCCGAGATGTTTGCCATGTCCGGGGAGAGACCTCAGCTGACCACCTAGCTGAGCGGATGTTCAAGGGATctggtatgcagaccatggagatgaagagggggctACCCATGGAGCCAGTGGCTGTACAGGAGTACTGTACACTGAAGAATGTTAACTTCTTTCCGTGTGGCTTCGTAGTGCACCCAGATGCTCCGTGGTTAGGATCCTCTACAGATGGCATCATATTTGATCCCAGTGTAAGACCACACTTTGGACTCTTAGAGTGCCCAAATGTACCAAGTTATGTTGACTGCCCTTACCTGAAGATACAGAATGGAGAGCTGAAGTTGAAGAGATCTCATGCTTACTACTGGCAGGTGCAAGGTCAAATCCTTCTCACAGGTTGTAGATGGTGTGACTTTGTCATCTGTGCacaggaggacatcctagttgAAAGGATATATAAAGATCTACAGGTTTCAAAAACTATAAGAGGGAAGGTTGACCACTTTTATGTTTACCACTACTTGCAGAAGTGTCTATGGTTTTGTGAAAAATAA
- the LOC129830808 gene encoding non-receptor tyrosine-protein kinase TYK2-like, whose protein sequence is MMSRRGRSKSTRTGSSTGQFEPPQGPGVHVYLFWTKGGERYLTHTEDKVTAEELSISAAQTVGITPLCHVLFSLYDPESHCWYSPNHLFNSEEQTRLTLHYRMRFYFRNWHGLSEKEPSVARYAPRSGTEHGGSPLLEMTSLEYLFCQAKFDFVNDVTSMEDAQGKEELSCFKNESLGMAVLHLSHQALRSGCTLQEVAKSVSFLRCIPRSFSKHIARDNFLTKIRIRRVFADFVRTFQEHTVDVGRLGSQEVMYKYLSTLEHLAPRFGTETFLTAHLELRKDGGDGSGSYLNTSHALGAPDPENVGPQVMHEVMVSGTKGIQWRKLTVKKPQANSYFGNDYLGNRKSVKQSPLQQEPKPSDTWTSFCDFPEISHITITGANVSIIKQDNISMEVQMNSSLEALSFVSLLDGYFRLTADAHHYLCHEVAPPRVVLSATNGLHGPMNDDFVLQRLRKEAEGAFLVRWSVLDYHHIILAVLNKSQDGQAAIHKQFRILHSGSVFALEGWDRKFSSVKELTDSLKTFVLKSGTDNFTVKKCCLPRPAELSNLLVMRQGADQCVQPDSVALCLTQLRFHQIKDKEITQEQHLGRGTRTNIYSGSLLVWGGAEEDEEDEWNNNLTDRKEIRVVLKILDQSHKDIALAFFETASLMSQVSHSHLVFVHGVSVKGSENIMVEEFVEFGPLDVFLRRERALVTPQWKFTVAKQLASALSYLETKQLVHGNVCGKNILVARRGLEEGTFPFVKLSDPGIALNVLSREERVERIPWIAPECVPSGSPFGRSADQWSFGATLLEICNNGDLPMSGSTLTEKERFYETRSRLTEPSSQELASFISMCLTYEPRERPSFRTVLRELTELQIKNPDISPLESLPGADPNVFLKRYLKKIRDLGEGHFGKVMLYVYDPANDGTGDYVAVKALKHEGGSHLHEGWMKEIEILKSLYHSNIVKYKGCCSELGGQTVQLIMEFLPLGSLREYLAKHRLGVAHSLLFAQQICQGMDYLHSKRYIHRDLAARNVLVENEHLVKIGDFGLTKYIPEGDVYYRVREDGDSPVYWYAIECLKESKFSFSSDIWSFGVTLYEVLTHGDHRQSPPVKFVQMMGNVMDNVHGQMTVMVLIKLLEKHNRLPCPRDCPSEVHMLMQHCWDFDPARRPSFKSLIDSIEAIRKPYERQPNMRLAQISQ, encoded by the exons ATGATGTCTCGAAGGGGCCGCTCCAAGAGTACCAGAACAGGGTCATCCACAGGCCAGTTTGAGCCTCCTCAGGGACCAGGCGTCCATGTCTATCTGTTTTGGACCAAGGGAGGGGAGCGCTATCTGACCCACACAGAGGATAAAGTGACAGCTGAGGAGCtttccatctctgcagcacagaCTGTGG GTATAACTCCACTGTGCCATGTCCTGTTTTCCCTGTATGACCCTGAATCCCACTGTTGGTACAGTCCCAACCATCTCTTCAACTCAGAAGAGCAGACAAGACTGACACTCCATTATCGCATGag GTTTTACTTTCGGAATTGGCATGGGTTGAGTGAGAAGGAGCCGTCAGTGGCGCGATATGCCCCACGGTCAGGGACAGAGCACGGGGGCTCACCTCTACTAGAAATGACCTCCCTGGAATACCTCTTCTGCCAG GCAAAGTTTGATTTTGTGAATGATGTCACGTCGATGGAGGATGCTCAAGGAAAGGAAGAGTTGAGTTGCTTTAAGAATGAGAGTCTGGGGATGGCTGTGCTGCACCTGTCTCACCAGGCCCTGCGCTCAGGCTGCACGCTACAGGAAGTGGCCAAGTCTGTCAG CTTCCTGCGCTGCATTCCGAGATCCTTCTCCAAACACATAGCGAGGGACAACTTCCTGACCAAGATCCGTATCCGGCGTGTGTTTGCTGACTTTGTGAGGACCTTCCAGGAGCACACTGTGGACGTAGGACGCCTGGGCTCCCAGGAGGTCATGTATAAATACCTGTCTACTCTGGAGCACCTAGCCCCCCGCTTCGGCACCGAGACCTTCCTCACGGCCCACCTGGAGCTGAGGAAGGACGGGGGCGACGGGAGCGGCTCCTACCTCAACACCAGCCATGCCCTTGGGGCACCTGACCCTGAGAACGTTGGCCCTCAGGTCATGCATGAGGTCATGGTGTCTGGTACCAAGGGGATTCAGTGGAGGAAGTTGACAGTGAAGAAG CCTCAGGCCAACAGTTACTTTGGGAACGATTACTTAGGGAATCGGAAAAGTGTGAAGCAATCGCCCCTCCAGCAAGAACCCAAACCCTCTGACACATGGACGTCTTTCTGCGACTTCCCTGAAATCTCCCACATCACCATCACTGGAGCCAACGTCAGCATCATTAAACAAGACAACATCTCTATG GAGGTTCAAATGAATTCCAGCCTTGAGGCTCTGTCTTTCGTCTCCCTCCTGGACGGGTACTTCCGGCTTACTGCAGACGCACACCACTACCTGTGTCACGAGGTGGCTCCGCCCAGAGTAGTGCTCAGTGCCACCAATGGCCTCCATGGACCAATGaa TGATGACTTTGTGCTGCAGAGACTGAGGAAGGAAGCAGAGGGAGCCTTTCTTGTGCGCTGGAGCGTCCTCGACTACCACCACATCATATTAGCTGTTCTAAACAAGAGTCAG GATGGACAAGCTGCAATCCACAAGCAGTTCAGGATCCTGCATAGTGGTTCAGTGTTTGCTCTGGAAGGCTGGGACCGGAAGTTCTCCAGTGTCAAGGAGCTCACCGACAGCCTCAAGACCTTTGTGCTCAAGTCTGGCACGGACAATTTCACTGTGAAGAAATGCTGCCTACCCCGACCTGCAG AACTGTCCAACCTCTTGGTGATGAGGCAGGGTGCGGACCAGTGTGTTCAGCCTGACTCTGTGGCCCTCTGTCTGACTCAGCTGAGGTTCCATCAGATCAAAGACAAGGAGATCacccag GAGCAGCATCTGGGCCGTGGGACCAGGACCAACATCTACTCAGGCAGTCTGTTGGTGTGGGGCGGagcagaggaggatgaggaggacgaGTGGAACAACAATCTTACTGATCGCAAAGAGATCCGAGTGGTTCTTAAGATCTTGGACCAGAGCCACAAGGACATAGCATTA GCGTTCTTTGAAACAGCCAGTCTGATGAGCCAAGTATCTCACAGTCACCTGGTCTTTGTACACGGAGTGTCTGTCAAAGGATCTGAGA ACATCATGGTGGAGGAGTTTGTGGAGTTTGGGCCTCTGGATGTGTTCTTGCGAAGGGAAAGGGCGCTGGTCACTCCTCAGTGGAAATTTACTGTAGCCAAACAGCTGGCCAGTGCCCTGAGCTACCTT GAGACTAAACAACTGGTACATGGTAACGTCTGTGGCAAAAACATTCTGGTGGCTCGCCGTGGTCTGGAGGAGGGCACCTTTCCCTTTGTCAAGCTGAGCGATCCAGGCATTGCCCTCAACGTGCTGTCCAGAGAAG AGCGTGTCGAGCGAATCCCATGGATCGCCCCGGAGTGTGTGCCAAGCGGTTCCCCATTCGGCAGATCTGCCGACCAGTGGAGCTTTGGAGCCACACTGCTGGAGATCTGCAACAATGGAGATTTGCCCATGAGTGGCAGCACGCTCACTGAG AAAGAGCGTTTCTATGAGACGCGGAGTCGCCTCACCGAGCCCTCGTCGCAGGAACTGGCCAGCTTCATTAGCATGTGTTTGACCTACGAACCCCGGGAGAGGCCGTCCTTCCGCACTGTGCTTCGAGAGCTCACTGAACTACAGATCAAGA ATCCTGACATATCCCCCCTGGAGTCTCTCCCGGGTGCTGACCCCAACGTTTTCCTCAAACGCTACTTGAAAAAGATCCGGGACTTAGGGGAG gGTCACTTTGGGAAGGTGATGCTCTATGTGTATGACCCAGCCAACGACGGGACAGGGGACTATGTGGCAGTGAAGGCCCTGAAGCATGAGGGAGGCAGCCATCTCCATGAAGGCTGGATGAAGGAGATTGAGATCCTCAAGTCTCTTTACCACAGCAACATAGTCAAGTACAAGGGCTGCTGCTCTGAGCTGG GAGGGCAGACGGTGCAGCTGATTATGGAGTTTCTACCGCTGGGCAGCCTCAGAGAGTACCTAGCCAAACACCGCCTGGGCGTGGCTCACAGCCTCCTCTTTGCACAGCAGATCTGCCAG GGGATGGATTACCTGCACTCGAAGCGATACATCCACCGGGACTTGGCTGCCCGGAACGTACTGGTGGAGAATGAGCATCTGGTGAAGATCGGGGACTTTGGCCTTACCAAATACATCCCAGAGGGAGATGTTTACTACCGCGTGCGTGAGGATGGAGACAGTCCTGTGTACTG GTATGCGATTGAGTGTCTGAAGGAGAGCAAGTTTTCCTTCTCTTCAGACATTTGGTCCTTTGGCGTGACGCTCTATGAGGTCCTGACCCACGGTGACCATCGTCAGAGCCCTCCAGTG AAGTTTGTTCAGATGATGGGTAACGTAATGGATAACGTGCATGGTCAGATGACGGTGATGGTGCTGATCAAGCTGCTGGAGAAACACAATAGGTTGCCCTGCCCCCGAGACTGTCCTAGCGAG GTCCACATGTTGATGCAGCATTGTTGGGACTTTGACCCCGCGAGACGGCCATCTTTCAAATCCCTCATTGATTCCATCGAAGCGATTCGCAAGCCATACGAACGGCAACCCAATATGCGGCTGGCCCAAATTAGCCAATGA
- the LOC129830790 gene encoding hsp90 co-chaperone Cdc37-like — protein sequence MTSRIDYSVWDHIEVSDDEDDTHPNIDTPSLFKWRHEARVERMDQFIKAGEDLEKGLAESKRKLTEAQKKTKNLSSSVTDDAKAELSKAQAEEKRLKKEERDWEKKLEDHRREEKKMPWNVDTLCKEGFSKSVMNVKPDVKEETEEQKEQKHKTFVEKYEKEIKHFGMMKRWDDSQKYLSDSPHLVCEETANYLVIMCIDLEVEEKKALMEQVAHQTIVMQFILELAKSLKVDPRGCFRQFFDKIKTADQQYQDAFNDELESFKQRVRGRAKIRIERAMKEYEEEERQKRLGPGGLDPAEVYESLPEEMQKCFDEKDIAMLQTVITKLDPTEAKVHMKRCIDSGLWVPNSRADEGDDKEEEATYEELNKEMGEQKIE from the exons aTGACAAGTAGGATAGACTACAGCGTGTGGGACCACATTGAGGTTTCAGATGATGAAGATGATACCCATCCAAACATCGATACACCCAGCCTTTTCAAATGGAGACATGAG GCGCGTGTGGAACGAATGGACCAGTTCATAAAGGCTGGTGAGGACCTGGAGAAGGGGCTAGCTGAATCTAAGCGCAAGTTGACTGAAGCACAGAAGAAGACAAAGAATCTGTCCAGTTCAGTCACGGACGATGCCAAAGCCGAGCTGAGCAAGGCACAGGCCGAGGAGAAGAGGCTGAAGAAGGAGGAGCGAGACTGGGAGAAGAAACTGGAGGACCACCGGCGGGAAGAGAAGAAGATGCCATGGAACGTAGACACACTCTGCAAGGAGGGCTTCAGCAAG AGTGTTATGAATGTTAAgccagatgtgaaggaggagacCGAGGAGCAGAAAGAGCAGAAACACAAGACCTTTGTGGAGAAGTATGAGAAAGAGATCAAACACTTTG gTATGATGAAACGCTGGGACGACAGCCAGAAGTACCTATCAGACAGCCCTCACCTGGTGTGTGAGGAGACGGCCAACTACCTAGTCATCATGTGCATTGacctggaggtggaggag AAGAAAGCGCTGATGGAGCAGGTGGCCCACCAGACCATAGTAATGCAGTTCATCCTGGAGCTGGCTAAGAGCCTTAAGGTGGATCCCCGCGGTTGCTTCCGTCAGTTTTTCGACAAGATAAAG ACTGCAGATCAGCAGTATCAGGATGCCTTCAATGATGAGCTGGAGTCCTTTAAGCAGAGGGTGCGCGGCAGGGCCAAGATTCGCATCGAGAGGGCCATGAAGGagtacgaagaggaggagagacagaaacgcCTGGGGCCCGGAGGACTGGATCCTGCCGAGGTGTATGAGTCCTTACCTGAG gagatgcagaaatgttttgacgAGAAGGACATTGCCATGTTGCAGACTGTCATCACTAAGCTGGACCCAACG GAGGCTAAGGTCCACATGAAGAGATGCATTGACTCTGGCCTCTGGGTCCCTAACTCACGGGCAGACGAGGGAGACGACAAGGAGGAAGAGGCTACATATGAAGAGCTGAATAAGGAGATGGGCGAACAGAAGATAGAATGA
- the LOC129830797 gene encoding hemicentin-1-like: MENNFLKWILAFCMFCTVSGEGCSLELKPSRVVVGFGEPVSVSCEASRPVRVLGWESAIGAAHTQQDRAVQWKVDSLIDWIEEPICYGVFFTAPRQCEEKLNLILYKTPDSVTISSANHTGPMLEGKEYQLLCDVQNIAPVQYLTLRWYRGQTEVYNHSFSDLTPASPVQVSSILLITPTKADNGAQYKCVAQLDLGPEGPQPPPSVTSEPLNVSVQYPPSFLSPEAETLDIGVGDEISLNCTATGSPSPVYSWQSSDPKEKMEDQPVFTSSSLLPGTYTCISSNKIGKKSKQFIIKTKS, from the exons ATGGAAAACAACTTTCTAAAATGGATCCTAGCCTTTTGCATGTTCTGCACCG TGTCAGGTGAAGGATGCTCTCTGGAGCTGAAACCCTCcagggtggtggtggggtttGGGGAGCCTGTGTCTGTCAGCTGTGAGGCCTCTCGCCCGGTGCGTGTCCTAGGCTGGGAGTCAGCCATCGGAGCAGCACACACCCAACAGGACCGTGCTGTCCAATGGAAGGTGGACAGTCTGATCGACTGGATCGAGGAGCCTATCTGCTATGGAGTCTTCTTCACTGCACCCAGACAGTGTGAGGAGAAACTCAACCTCATTCTTTACA AGACTccagacagtgtcaccatcaGCTCAGCGAACCACACTGGTCCCATGTTGGAGGGGAAAGAGTACCAGCTGCTCTGTGATGTCCAGAACATCGCCCCCGTTCAATACCTCACCCTGAGGTGGTACAGAGGGCAGACTGAAGTTTACAACCACTCTTTCTCTGATCTGACCCCTGCCTCCCCTGTCCAAGTATCCTCCATCCTCCTGATCACCCCAACCAAAGCTGATAACGGAGCCCAGTACAAGTGTGTGGCTCAGCTGGACCTGGGACCAGAGGGACCACAACCGCCTCCTTCAGTGACATCAGAGCCTCTCAACGTCTCTGTGCAAT ACCCGCCATCCTTCCTCAGTCCTGAGGCTGAGACCCTGGACATCGGTGTGGGGGATGAAATCTCATTAAACTGCACGGCTACAGGaagccccagtcctgtgtacagCTGGCAGTCTTCAGATCCCAAAGAGAAGATGGAGGACCAACCTGTTTTTACCTCTTCCTCCTTGCTTCCAGGGACCTACACCTGCATTTCCTCTAATAAGATTGGCAAGAAGAGTAAGCAGTTCATCATCAAGACTAAGTCTTAA